The DNA sequence GAGGAGGGATAATGGTGTAGCGCTTTATTCCTTCTCCTACTGCCAATAATTAAAATTCATATACTATTAATTTATTCCGAAATAAAATGAATTTAAAAAAGCACTTTTACAGCGTAATCTGCCTTGGTCTTATCCACTTTTCATCGGTAGCTACTGCTCAGAATATTGATTTAAAAAAGGATTGGAAGTATCGTGAAGAAAAAACACAAAAATGGTATCCGGCAACTGTTCCTGGAGAGATACATACCGATTTGTTGAATAATAAAACAATCCCCGATCCATTTTACAGGGACAATGAAAAAAAAGTGGTTTGGGTAGAACGCAAAAACTGGGAGTATAAAACGACTTTTCAGGTAGCTGCAGCAACGCTAAAAAAGAAAAACACCGAACTGGTTTTTGACGGATTGGATACTTATGCCACCGTTTATCTTAACAATCAGTTGGTTCTTAAAGCCGACAATATGTTTCGTCAATGGCGTGTAGACGTTAAAAAGGTGCTAAAGTCAGGAAACAATGATTTGGTGATTGTATTTCAGTCCGCACAAAATGTGGTTGATTCTCTTGCTAAAAAAGACCTGCCTTTTGTAATTCCCGATAATCCTCGTGCCTATGTTCGTAAAGCACAATATCATTTTGGATGGGATTGGGGACCAAAATTCACAACCTGCGGAATATGGAAAACCCCACGATTAGAAGCCTACGATAAAAAAGAGGCAGAGAAACCGTATGTCCTAAACCGTAAAATCGAATTGGTACAACAGCCCGATAGTCTTGGTAAATCATTTTACTTCAAAATTGATGGTAAACCGGTATACATGAAAGGAGCCAATTATATTCCTTCGGATGCTTTTCTTTCCAGAGTAACCAAAAAAGAGTACGAAAAGGTAATTGCGATGGCAAAAGACGCCAATATGAATATGCTTCGTGTTTGGGGTGGCGGAATTTATGAAGACGACTATTTTTATGATTTATGCGATAAAAACGGAATTTACGTCTGGCAGGATTTTATGTTTGCCGGTACGATGGTTCCGGGCGACAAAGCCTTTTTTGACAATGTAAAAGAAGAAGTGAAATACCAGGTGAAACGTTTGCGCCACCATCCAAGTATCGTTTTGTGGTGCGGTAACAACGAAGCAGATGAAGCCTTTAAAAATTGGGGATGGCAAAAAAGTATGAACATGTCGAAAAAAGATTCCACCCGTTTGTGGCACGATTATGTTCGATTGTTTCAAGACAGTATTCCAAAATGGGTAAAAGAAGTAGACAATAAGCGCCCTTATATTAGTTCTTCACCTCTATTTCATTGGTCGAAAGAAAAAAGTATTACAGAAGGAGACAGTCATTACTGGGGAACTTGGTGGG is a window from the Flavobacterium cupriresistens genome containing:
- a CDS encoding beta-mannosidase — its product is MNLKKHFYSVICLGLIHFSSVATAQNIDLKKDWKYREEKTQKWYPATVPGEIHTDLLNNKTIPDPFYRDNEKKVVWVERKNWEYKTTFQVAAATLKKKNTELVFDGLDTYATVYLNNQLVLKADNMFRQWRVDVKKVLKSGNNDLVIVFQSAQNVVDSLAKKDLPFVIPDNPRAYVRKAQYHFGWDWGPKFTTCGIWKTPRLEAYDKKEAEKPYVLNRKIELVQQPDSLGKSFYFKIDGKPVYMKGANYIPSDAFLSRVTKKEYEKVIAMAKDANMNMLRVWGGGIYEDDYFYDLCDKNGIYVWQDFMFAGTMVPGDKAFFDNVKEEVKYQVKRLRHHPSIVLWCGNNEADEAFKNWGWQKSMNMSKKDSTRLWHDYVRLFQDSIPKWVKEVDNKRPYISSSPLFHWSKEKSITEGDSHYWGTWWGLEDVEVVKNKTGRFVSEYGMQAMPNYSSIEAFTLPEDRYLYSDILQAHQKAGKGFIKLDSYLNRYFIDSTKIKKMNVEDYTYLTQCLQYYSLKNIIGIHRSKAPYNMGTLVWQLNDCWPVASWSVTDYYNRQPKAAWYAMREAYRDDITPQIDLTRPIDLQLEDPKISWQVKGNKVVLKATKAAKYVYISVKGYTGKWSDNYIDLTAGEEKTLSFEGKIANPDIKVVSLYDVLKKYK